In Candidatus Zixiibacteriota bacterium, the following are encoded in one genomic region:
- a CDS encoding ABC transporter ATP-binding protein — protein sequence MLDKIKWFWKFYKKYPYVLLVLLIVTPIQTAFEVAIPRLMEFTVDFIKTGEIPSNKAAIWLNNIGESFGISPVATYTLTLVLIGAVFSLMYAFVQSHRAWMNMKLEWLFRQDAFNKITCKGPNFFNKFRTGDLVTRMTDDVSEKLSWFACSGIFRLYEAILMVSFTLVMMITIDPMLTLWTVIPLPFLIFIFFRSSSVLDKRYDHLQTRISKLNALMEACFSGIRVVKAYVQEKAQKRNFSNVIADRRSAEINSIKAEIVVDSLYMYIWQFGVIIILLAGGYMVINANLSFGKLVAFIYYIMFLMYPMFDIGQFLVKSRQSAVSVDRLVELEKVPPMVADTGTIPCSGDIKGHMVFTDVEFSFKNVKRNIIDSISFEIKPGQTIALVGKVGSGKSWLVNMIPRLVDPTGGSIYLDGRNLREYRLEDLRRSIGYVPQEPLLFSDTIRNNIVFGRDGITESSINWAIEVSQFKGDVKSFPDKLDTQIGTRGVSISGGQKQRLALARALVGKPNLLILDDCTSALDSRTETALWEQLDEVMPGKTVIMITHRPDMLEKADMIIVLDNGKIIESGTHFELMIQEGHYFKLYKRFQLKHQVEMVS from the coding sequence ATGCTGGATAAAATAAAATGGTTCTGGAAATTTTATAAGAAGTACCCATACGTACTTCTGGTACTGTTAATTGTAACGCCAATCCAGACAGCCTTCGAGGTGGCTATACCGCGGTTGATGGAATTTACCGTAGATTTCATCAAGACCGGCGAGATTCCATCAAATAAGGCGGCAATATGGCTTAACAACATCGGTGAAAGTTTTGGAATTTCACCGGTGGCGACTTACACTTTAACTTTGGTTTTAATAGGAGCTGTATTCTCGCTTATGTATGCGTTTGTTCAGTCGCACCGCGCCTGGATGAATATGAAGCTGGAATGGCTGTTCCGTCAGGATGCTTTCAACAAAATTACCTGTAAGGGACCGAATTTTTTCAATAAGTTTCGCACCGGTGATTTGGTAACGCGTATGACTGATGATGTTTCCGAGAAGCTGTCATGGTTTGCCTGTTCGGGAATATTCCGCTTATATGAAGCGATACTGATGGTATCTTTCACGCTTGTTATGATGATAACAATTGACCCGATGCTTACGCTCTGGACTGTTATACCGCTGCCTTTTCTGATATTTATTTTCTTTCGAAGTTCAAGCGTTCTTGATAAGCGATACGACCATCTTCAAACCCGAATATCGAAACTGAATGCGCTCATGGAAGCTTGCTTTTCGGGTATCAGGGTGGTTAAAGCCTATGTGCAGGAAAAAGCCCAGAAGCGGAATTTTAGCAATGTGATAGCCGATCGCCGCAGCGCTGAAATTAATTCGATTAAAGCTGAGATAGTTGTCGATTCGCTGTATATGTATATCTGGCAGTTCGGGGTTATCATTATCCTGCTGGCTGGCGGCTATATGGTGATAAATGCCAACCTCTCGTTTGGCAAACTGGTGGCGTTTATTTACTATATAATGTTCCTGATGTACCCGATGTTCGACATTGGCCAGTTTTTGGTTAAATCACGGCAGTCGGCAGTTTCGGTCGATCGTCTGGTAGAGCTTGAAAAAGTGCCGCCGATGGTTGCCGATACCGGAACGATACCCTGCAGCGGCGATATTAAAGGGCACATGGTTTTTACTGATGTGGAGTTCAGTTTTAAAAACGTCAAACGAAACATCATTGACAGTATTTCTTTCGAGATAAAGCCCGGTCAGACTATCGCTTTAGTGGGTAAAGTTGGCTCAGGTAAAAGCTGGCTCGTCAATATGATTCCTCGTCTGGTAGATCCAACCGGCGGCAGTATTTATCTTGATGGCCGAAATCTTCGCGAATACAGGCTTGAGGACTTGCGCCGCAGTATCGGTTATGTGCCGCAGGAACCGCTCCTGTTTTCCGATACTATTCGCAACAATATCGTATTCGGCAGGGATGGCATAACCGAGTCCAGCATCAACTGGGCGATTGAGGTTTCTCAGTTTAAAGGCGATGTCAAAAGCTTTCCGGATAAGCTGGATACTCAGATTGGCACCCGGGGAGTATCGATATCGGGCGGCCAGAAACAACGTCTGGCGTTGGCGCGGGCGCTTGTCGGCAAACCGAATTTGCTGATACTTGATGACTGCACCTCGGCGCTTGATTCGCGAACCGAGACGGCTCTTTGGGAACAGCTCGATGAAGTAATGCCGGGTAAAACTGTAATTATGATT
- a CDS encoding ABC transporter ATP-binding protein encodes MNSEFYENEKMTYQEKKLGSRQAFSKLLPLLKKHKSQLITCLIILASATVLSLSWPILLKRAVDVNIANGDFNGLIITVLVIGLIQGVTLLLHYIQAIKLETIGQNIMVELKQKLFDHILSLNIAFFDKNPVGRLMARVESDTESLRKLFTNTVVMLVGDLILTIGIFAVMFYYSWRLALILSAMMPIMLILTYIFQKLTTHRYLEVRKRMAEITATLTEFLHGMSIIQIFHQDGYVKRRFNLSNRNKFKEESVAEIIVCVFWNSIRMCEYLMIGMILFFGVYWTQSGAITVGTISMFIILVWKSFEPIYRASGQLSNIQKAIAGSKRIFALLSNDEIILDSLKPTAWHKLNEGIRFENVWFSYTDDENYVLKNISFDIPAGNRVALAGVTGGGKTTIISLLLRLYDPQKGRITVDGIDIRDIPKDQLRRRFALVLQDIFLFPGDIKSNIALESGNVTEEKIIESAKTVDADRLIKRLPDGYNTEVSEKGANFSRGERQLLSFARALAANPDILILDEATSSVDPQTERTIQTSLNKLMTGRTSLVIAHRLSTILDADKILVLKQGEIVEQGTHTELILQKGYYSKLFHLQFKNGAMANAG; translated from the coding sequence ATGAACAGCGAATTTTACGAAAACGAAAAGATGACATACCAAGAAAAAAAATTGGGTTCTCGGCAGGCTTTTAGTAAGCTTTTGCCATTACTGAAAAAACATAAATCGCAATTAATCACATGTCTGATAATTCTGGCATCGGCGACAGTTCTTTCACTTTCCTGGCCTATTCTTCTGAAACGGGCTGTGGATGTTAACATTGCCAATGGCGATTTTAATGGCCTTATCATAACAGTGCTGGTTATTGGGCTGATTCAGGGAGTTACATTGCTTTTACACTACATTCAGGCAATCAAGCTTGAGACTATCGGGCAAAACATCATGGTTGAATTAAAGCAGAAACTTTTTGACCATATCCTATCTCTGAATATTGCGTTTTTCGATAAAAATCCGGTCGGTCGGTTGATGGCTCGTGTCGAATCCGATACCGAATCTTTAAGGAAGCTTTTTACCAATACGGTAGTCATGCTTGTCGGCGATTTGATTCTTACTATCGGGATATTTGCAGTTATGTTTTACTATAGCTGGCGGCTGGCTCTGATTTTGTCTGCGATGATGCCGATAATGCTGATTCTGACTTATATCTTTCAGAAACTGACCACTCATCGCTACCTGGAGGTTCGCAAAAGAATGGCTGAAATCACGGCGACCCTGACTGAGTTTTTACATGGCATGTCGATTATTCAGATTTTCCATCAGGATGGTTATGTAAAAAGGAGATTCAACCTGTCTAACAGGAATAAATTCAAAGAGGAATCGGTAGCGGAAATCATTGTTTGCGTATTCTGGAATTCCATTCGCATGTGCGAATACCTGATGATTGGTATGATACTGTTTTTCGGCGTATACTGGACTCAATCGGGCGCGATAACTGTCGGCACAATCAGCATGTTTATCATACTGGTCTGGAAATCGTTTGAACCGATTTACAGGGCTTCCGGACAGTTGTCTAATATTCAAAAGGCGATAGCCGGTTCCAAGCGGATATTTGCGCTTTTGTCGAATGACGAGATAATACTGGATTCATTAAAGCCGACAGCCTGGCATAAACTGAATGAGGGAATACGTTTCGAGAATGTCTGGTTTTCATATACTGATGACGAGAATTATGTTCTTAAAAATATCTCTTTTGATATTCCCGCAGGCAATCGGGTTGCTTTGGCTGGAGTAACAGGCGGCGGCAAGACTACTATCATATCATTGCTGCTTCGCTTGTATGACCCCCAAAAAGGGCGGATTACTGTGGATGGAATAGACATTAGGGATATTCCCAAGGATCAGCTCAGACGGCGTTTCGCTCTTGTCCTTCAGGATATATTTCTCTTTCCGGGCGATATTAAATCCAATATAGCTCTGGAATCCGGCAATGTTACCGAGGAGAAGATAATAGAATCCGCCAAAACCGTAGATGCTGACAGGTTAATTAAAAGACTGCCGGATGGATACAATACTGAGGTCTCGGAGAAAGGCGCCAATTTCAGCCGCGGCGAAAGGCAGCTTCTGTCTTTTGCGAGGGCTTTGGCGGCTAATCCGGATATTCTAATACTAGATGAGGCAACCAGTTCGGTTGACCCTCAGACTGAGAGAACTATTCAAACCTCATTAAACAAACTAATGACAGGCAGGACATCGCTTGTTATCGCGCACAGATTATCGACAATTCTCGATGCCGATAAGATACTGGTCTTAAAGCAAGGAGAGATTGTCGAGCAAGGAACACATACTGAATTGATATTGCAGAAAGGATATTATTCAAAACTCTTCCATTTGCAATTTAAAAATGGAGCAATGGCAAATGCTGGATAA